ATCGTTCGCCGGAAGGGGAACTCGATCGGTCACGACGGAACCGAATCAAATCATCCGCTGTTGCCACGGTTCGAGTCACTAAAATTCTTGGAAGCGTCCGTGTAGAATGTGCTTCCCGTAGACGACGCCCGCGCCCCGGCGGTCGTCCGTAACTCCTTGCGACGTGCCACAGGACTCGCGAAATGACCGATTACACGCAGGCGGAGCGGTGCGCCGGACTCTTTCACGCGCTGGCGGAACCGACCCGCATTCGCATCATTGACGCCCTCCGCACCGGCCGGAAACCCGTCATCGACTTGGCCCGACTCTTACACACGGAGACCGTCAACATTTCGCACCACTTGAGCGTCCTCCGCCAGGTCGGATTGGTTCGCGGCGAGAAATACGGCCGGTACGTCGAATACGCCTTGCGCCCGGATTATTTTTCGGACGATGCGACTATGGCCCTGGACTTCGGCTGGTGCCGCGTTGAGATTGTCACCGCTGCCTAACGCGCGGGGCGTCCATCGAAGCCGAGCGAAAGAAAAACGAACAAGAAGCCGAAGAAGCGGCACACTGGCAAGCCATCGAGCGGAGTCGCCGCAATCCGACGGAGGAGAACACTCGCACAACCAAGCGGCATTCCGCATCCTAGTAATACGTTATCACCCGGATCAAAGGGGCAGTCATCACGACTTCCTCCGCCCAAAGGCACCTATTACCGGGGGGCCGCTGTGGGGCGACCGTCGGTCGCTGAACGACGATTTCGGATGGGAAATGGTACGAGTTAGCCGACTGGAGGTCGGCGACCTGGATATAAATTAGGATGTTTCAAATCCTTTAATTGCAGCGATTTGTGTCATCGAGATCAGATTTTCGATGCTGCTCGGTAATTCTGCCGTTAGTTTTTGCCAAGAGCAAGCGTAGTTATCTATACAACGGGGCATGGGGACCAACCGCATAGGCGGTTGCTCCGCAGCCCCTCTCCCCACTCCCTCCCTCAAGCTATGCGCCGGGAAACCCCTCGCAGCGCGAGAGAGAACTGGCCATGCGGTGGCTAGATGCCGATTTTGGAAGACCGTAATAGCACGGGCATTCAGTTCTGGCATGCCACTGCATTTTCCCGCTACCAAGCTATCGAGCGAAAAAACCCACCATATACTGTTTTACATGTCGCTTGTTTGAGTTCGCCTCGGCCTCAGTAATAACGTGACCGGAGGCATCGGCGACGGAAACTTTCCCCACAGGTACGACGCGAGTTGGGGAGGTTGGGGAAGATTTGAGTTCAGATTGGGCAATTCCTGATACACCGAGAAGACCAGCAACCAACAAGGAAGTCACTGACATATCACTCCTCCGATAAAAAGCTCCAGCAAAACCGGGATAGTTTTCAAACCATCCCTGAATTCGCGGATATTGACCGAAGCCAGCGATCCAGTCAAGTCCAGATGCTTCCGCGGTTTTTTGAGGGAGGGAGACCGCTTTGAAACTCTAGTTGTATGCGATTACAGTTTGGATTCGTCTTAGAATAATACGCCCCCAAAATATATAAATATAAATAAAAATAACACTACTTTGATTTTAGAAAAGTTAAAGAAAAAATTACTTTTTCCTTTGCTTAGGATCTACCACTCGTATACGTTGTTATTGTTGCGGGTTGCACAACCCGCAACAATAACTCAATTTGTGGGAGGTGTAAAAGTGCGTGGAATGCGTTTGGTCAAAGTCACCTTTGCCGTATTGGCTATTGCCATCGGTTTTATGGTGATGTTAATGCGGGCGGACGCCCAAAGCACGGTGTATTGCGATTTCAGCGTACCGTACACCTGTCCAACGTGCCAGAATAATGGGCCGCCGTACTTACCCAACAGTTCATGTCGAGTTGCCACTTCACCGGCGTTCATTTATCTCTGCGATGTGAGTGGAACTGCCACCTGTGTTGCGGGAAGTACTGTGACTTGTACCGGGACTTTTTACAGTGCGCCATGCGGGGTTGGACAAGGGGGAACCACCGGGGGTGCTTGCACTTACTACTACAACACCTGTGGACTTACTGTTGTTGTGCCACCTCCGCCGCCGCCGCCGCTGGGATAAGTGGGTCCGTGGTATTTTTGACAGCAAAATAGTTGGCTTAAAAGCCTGCTAATGCTTACCGGTACAGAAGTCGGACGATGGCGTTCGGTCTATTTGCGAGTATTCAGTGAAATCGCTCGATCCGGCTTCTGTGCCGCTTTGTTATTGCGCTTTTTCTGCATCTTTATTCAACTAATATTGGCGCGCTATTATGCATAATGATTGCCGTGGGTTATACGGCCATGCAGGTCGCTTTCCGTCTGTCGCTCTGTTAATCTCGATTTTGTGTTTTGCAGGATCTGTTTCTGCTCAAGATGACAAGGTTGCCGTCGCCATTGCTGGCAACTCGGCATCTATAGGATCAATCTCTACACTGTATACAAAGGTCAGTTTTAAGATATTCCCAGCCGGGGATACCGACCCCAACTTTATATGCACGGCCGAATACTGGCGCGAACCGGGACTAATTCGATGTACAGAACAAGGAATAAAGGGAACTGATACGCAAATCGAGTATTTAGTCGAAAAGGGCGAGCAGCGAGTATTGTACAAACGACCAGGTCCGCAGCCTGGCTCTTATGCATTGAACGGTGTTGTAGCATCGGAATGGCGGCCAAGTATACGTACTGATGCTTGGAGGCTTGGGCTATGCGGGCTTCCGACTTTTGACAGCGATGCCAAGCCATTATTGACCGTAGCTCAAGCCTTGCAGAAATTTAAATTTAAAGGAGCAACCAGCGAAAGGCTTCAAAAACGACCTGTCGTGCATCTGACATTTATTGAACCAGTCGCTGAGACTACAACTGATGGGATAATATACGATTTATGGCTCGATCCATCTGTAAATTGGATGATTTGCAAGGCTCTCGTGTGTTTTGACGTGCCGGACAAAAAATTCCGGACGAAAAACGAGTATTTAATTGATTCTTTCACGGAAGTAATTCCCGGGCAGTTTTTTCCTTCAAAAATGACAATGCGATGTGAGGTAAACGGAAATCATTTCGTCACCCAAGTCGCTGAATTTACGGACACCAAACTGAATACCATCAAACGCTGTCCCTTCTCGGTAGCTCTCAATGCACCTGCCGCTACGCCTTTCCAAGACGAGATTCGTGGGACGGTTTATGTTTTAGGAAAAGATGGAAAACCCGGGGGCAAGCCCATGCCACTACAAGCAGCCGCGCCGGCGACTACTGTGGGCACTACTCCGCTTCCAACAACCTCTCCTCCAACTCCAACATCCCGCATCGCCATCGTCCTTATGGGCAGCGCTGTATTGCTCACGCTTGCGGCAGCCGTCGTCGCATATCGCCGACGGAGAAAAAACTCGGGTGATTAAATACACCTATTAATCGCAAGGATATCATGAAGAATATTGCATTCGGACATTTTGCTCGATTGCTTTCACCAATTCGACTCTCGACTCTGGGCGTAATTTGCTTGGCAGTCGTGGCGGTAATTTTGGTGGGAGCGGAACGCGGTTGGCTTTTTTCGGCAACGAGAGGCAGCCCACCACGGATCGAAATGGAACGCGAACTCGATCTAGGTCGCGCCGATCTGAACAGGCCACGGATCAACCGCTTCAACGTCACAAATAGTGGAGGTCAACCGCTGATAATCCGCTCGGCTAAGACGAGTTGCCGATGCCAGGGAGTGTTCCACGAAACCTTCGAGGGCAATCAAGAAGAGGTGCGGGATTTGGCCGTACACCCTGGAGAAACGGCAGTTCTAGGCATATCGTTTGTTGCTACTGGTTCACTTGGCGTTCAGACTGGCATTTCTGTTGACTTGGAGACGAACGATCCGATTGAACCCGTTGCTCATTTCGGATTGGTTTACACTCCTTCCGCCCCTATTTACTCTATTCCACCCGTGGTCCGTTTCGGGACGGTGTCAGTTGCTCAATCGGCAGAAGCTACCGTTGATGTATTCGATGACGGCCGCGCAAGCCGAGTAAATTGGGCCGGGGTTGCCTCGCTGAACCCCGGTCCTTATTCAGTCCGCTTTACCCCCGCAGCAGCCAAACAAGATGCTAATTATTCGCGGCCGGTACTCGTTGGCAGCTTGACGGTTTCAAGACAGCCTTCGGCCCAACCCGCTGAAATCGATGAGCCGGTTGTGGTAATAAGTGGTGGTCAGGAAGTCTTTCGGTTGCCCGTATCGGGTAAGGTCGTGAATGATTTCGAGTTGACACCAGCAACACTGACATTTCCCCGTCAGTCGTCTTCAGGGTTAATCTATGAATCTGTGATTCTATGCCGAAGCAATCATGATAAGGCATTCAGTATAAAGACGATAAAGATTCTGGAAGATTTTGAGGTGATGTATTCCACCGCGGGGCAGCAATCATGCCACCAGATGAAAGTGGTCTACGTGGGCAAGCATTCCTTAACGACGCCCAGGAAAGACGAGATCGTATTCGAGGTGAATTCAGAGGGCAACACGGCAACGCTTAGGTTGGCGGTTTCGACCGCAGATGGTATTATCGCCAATGAGAAGTAGGGGGCAAGGATTCCCAACAAAAGGAGCTCGCACGTACGGCTTTACCCTAGTAGCGCCAAAAGGCTGTATGTGTCTGAAGGGCTACTATTCATTTTGTGGTTTAGCCGGCGAGCCCTATTCTTCAGGAGGTGGCCGTGCTACCACACAACTCGAT
This is a stretch of genomic DNA from Fimbriiglobus ruber. It encodes these proteins:
- a CDS encoding ArsR/SmtB family transcription factor, whose product is MTDYTQAERCAGLFHALAEPTRIRIIDALRTGRKPVIDLARLLHTETVNISHHLSVLRQVGLVRGEKYGRYVEYALRPDYFSDDATMALDFGWCRVEIVTAA
- a CDS encoding DUF1573 domain-containing protein; translated protein: MKNIAFGHFARLLSPIRLSTLGVICLAVVAVILVGAERGWLFSATRGSPPRIEMERELDLGRADLNRPRINRFNVTNSGGQPLIIRSAKTSCRCQGVFHETFEGNQEEVRDLAVHPGETAVLGISFVATGSLGVQTGISVDLETNDPIEPVAHFGLVYTPSAPIYSIPPVVRFGTVSVAQSAEATVDVFDDGRASRVNWAGVASLNPGPYSVRFTPAAAKQDANYSRPVLVGSLTVSRQPSAQPAEIDEPVVVISGGQEVFRLPVSGKVVNDFELTPATLTFPRQSSSGLIYESVILCRSNHDKAFSIKTIKILEDFEVMYSTAGQQSCHQMKVVYVGKHSLTTPRKDEIVFEVNSEGNTATLRLAVSTADGIIANEK